A genome region from Octopus sinensis unplaced genomic scaffold, ASM634580v1 Contig15108, whole genome shotgun sequence includes the following:
- the LOC115230265 gene encoding prostatic spermine-binding protein-like gives MTKMIQNADEVMTPDTKQPVPAEAGTVEATAAGTELDTNQHTGYDDDGDDYFDIDDDDGDDTRNHGSDSEIDILYSRLSTYEANVDKERFLEFEEILADCDEVLKESDKCLTSLDSIRNIISLEQQESDNEDGDNDEDDNENDDDNEDNDVMKMIMVMKPSPAIQTMTITTETTLIMITMTTKTMMIMMVMTKRMSMRMFQMMEKL, from the exons ATGACAAAGATGATCCAGAATGCCGACGAAGTGATGACGCCTGACACCAAGCAACCAGTACCCGCCGAGGCGGGGACGGTGGAAGCCACGGCCGCTGGGACAGAATTGGACACGAATCAACACACTGgctacgacgatgatggtgatgattattttgatattgatgatgatgatggcgacgatacACGTAACCATGGAAGCGATTCTGAAATCGAT ATTCTGTACAGTCGACTCTCCACTTATGAAGCCAATGTGGACAAGGAACGATTCCTGGAGTTTGAAGAAATCCTGGCAGATTGTGATGAGGTTCTTaaag AATCGGACAAATGCCTCACTTCTTTGGATTCTATCAGGAATATCATCTCTTTGGAACAGCAAGAATCG GATAATGAGGATGGTGACaacgatgaagatgacaatgagaatgatgacgataatgaagataatgatgtgatgaagatgataatggtgatgaagcCATCCCCCGCAATCCAAACGATGACAATCACCACGGAAACGAcgctaataatgataacaatgacaacgaagacgatgatgataatgatggtgatgacaaaaaGGATGTCTATGCGGATGTTTCAAATGATGGAGAAACTGTGA